The Streptomyces luteogriseus genome includes a window with the following:
- a CDS encoding extracellular solute-binding protein, with amino-acid sequence MTDSHLTRRALLRYGAYGAGAAALAGTAASWDRLTGADIPGRDDGSLVVATLGPAYGPEAIRTLQEGFAEQHPDIKLRINAVQAVDWSDFFAKILTQVAAGTAPDLVYVATEGVQLFAQRLGVALDKWVKRDAAELKEYFSDVHPSLVESMMYEGSLYQLPVEFNAADMYFNRQVLRRAGADFPPADWTRDDFTALLRDMKKSSGSRFTPYFWTNRLWGGVVPWLFANDTNLLTESKAPGGDWLWDGFYPAGQRTGRGGGFRWTTPQATHDRVEEVYDYLASLIQDGLCTRPEGGNGQNLIGVFSTGRVGVTPAGGFWAGGLHLAGMERDGFDVQYFPRWRTQRMQYGAAGYALLRTSKMQDEAWEFIKYAARKDTLERLFATNQTTPARRSLLTAGRYAKTGPDHWPVFYDTLDRFPDTGPIPAPPQVAEVEQVLLKHTGTALASARSVRPALRRMQGDLEKAMERDV; translated from the coding sequence ATGACCGACTCGCACCTCACCCGCCGCGCCCTGCTGCGGTACGGCGCCTACGGCGCGGGAGCCGCCGCCCTGGCCGGCACCGCCGCGAGCTGGGACCGGCTCACCGGAGCCGACATCCCCGGCCGGGACGACGGCTCCCTCGTCGTCGCCACGCTGGGCCCCGCCTACGGGCCGGAGGCCATCCGCACGCTCCAGGAGGGCTTCGCGGAGCAGCACCCCGACATCAAGCTCCGGATCAACGCGGTCCAGGCGGTCGACTGGTCGGACTTCTTCGCGAAGATCCTCACCCAGGTCGCCGCGGGCACCGCCCCCGACCTCGTCTACGTCGCCACCGAGGGCGTGCAGCTGTTCGCGCAGCGGCTCGGGGTGGCCCTGGACAAGTGGGTGAAGCGGGACGCGGCCGAATTGAAGGAGTACTTCAGCGACGTCCACCCCTCGCTGGTGGAGTCGATGATGTACGAGGGCAGCCTCTACCAGCTGCCGGTGGAGTTCAACGCGGCCGACATGTACTTCAACCGCCAGGTGCTGCGCCGGGCCGGCGCTGATTTCCCGCCGGCCGACTGGACCCGCGACGACTTCACGGCACTGCTGCGGGACATGAAGAAGTCGAGCGGCTCCCGCTTCACGCCGTACTTCTGGACCAACCGGCTCTGGGGCGGCGTGGTGCCCTGGCTGTTCGCGAACGACACCAACCTGCTCACCGAGTCCAAGGCACCCGGCGGCGACTGGCTGTGGGACGGCTTCTATCCGGCCGGGCAGCGCACGGGCCGCGGCGGGGGCTTTCGCTGGACGACGCCGCAGGCCACGCACGACCGGGTGGAGGAGGTCTACGACTATCTCGCCTCCCTGATCCAGGACGGCCTGTGCACCCGCCCCGAGGGCGGCAACGGCCAGAACCTCATCGGCGTGTTCTCCACCGGCCGGGTCGGCGTCACCCCGGCGGGCGGCTTCTGGGCGGGCGGACTCCACCTGGCCGGCATGGAGCGGGACGGGTTCGACGTGCAGTACTTCCCGCGCTGGCGCACCCAGCGCATGCAGTACGGCGCGGCGGGCTACGCGCTGCTGCGCACGTCGAAGATGCAGGACGAGGCGTGGGAGTTCATCAAGTACGCCGCCCGCAAGGACACCCTGGAGCGGCTGTTCGCCACGAACCAGACGACCCCGGCCCGCCGCTCCCTGCTGACCGCCGGCCGCTACGCGAAGACCGGCCCGGACCACTGGCCGGTCTTCTACGACACCCTCGACCGGTTCCCCGACACGGGACCCATCCCGGCGCCGCCGCAGGTCGCCGAGGTCGAGCAGGTGCTGCTGAAGCACACCGGCACGGCCCTGGCCTCCGCGCGTTCGGTGCGTCCCGCGCTGCGCCGGATGCAGGGCGATCTGGAGAAGGCCATGGAGCGTGACGTATGA
- a CDS encoding carbohydrate ABC transporter permease encodes MTNTQIPLARAERPAVPPAPAPKGPSARDRGTRLLATMFLTPTIVGIVVFTVVPILGSVVLSLFHWNVIDSPSYAGLSNYGEVFGDETVLVSFRNTLVFMVFAVALQLFVALALALTLNGRMPVWLRSVFRSAFFFPLVLSAASISVVMKYLFNQDFGVINWALGFVGIAPVPWLTSENAAMATVVLVYVWQQFGFSFLLFVGGLNNIPKEIHEAAALDGATGLRKHLTVTLPLLSPTLLVASVVGIINALQVFEQPYVLTNGGPGDSTRTVVMVIYETAFEQLRFGEASAVGVLLFVLIMAVTALQFRLSRRFVHYQ; translated from the coding sequence ATGACGAACACCCAGATACCGCTCGCGCGCGCCGAGCGCCCCGCGGTCCCGCCGGCCCCGGCACCGAAGGGTCCCTCGGCCCGTGACCGCGGCACCCGGCTGCTGGCCACGATGTTCCTGACCCCGACGATCGTCGGGATCGTCGTCTTCACGGTCGTGCCCATCCTCGGCTCGGTGGTCCTGAGCCTGTTCCACTGGAACGTCATCGACTCGCCGTCCTACGCCGGCCTCTCCAACTACGGCGAGGTGTTCGGCGACGAGACCGTGCTGGTCTCCTTCCGCAACACCCTGGTCTTCATGGTGTTCGCGGTGGCGCTGCAACTCTTCGTCGCGCTGGCCCTCGCGCTGACCCTCAACGGGCGCATGCCGGTGTGGCTGCGGTCGGTGTTCCGCTCGGCGTTCTTCTTCCCGCTGGTGCTGTCCGCCGCGTCGATCTCGGTGGTGATGAAGTACCTGTTCAACCAGGACTTCGGAGTCATCAACTGGGCGCTCGGCTTCGTCGGGATCGCGCCGGTGCCGTGGCTGACGTCGGAGAACGCGGCGATGGCGACGGTGGTCCTGGTCTATGTCTGGCAGCAGTTCGGCTTCTCGTTCCTGCTGTTCGTCGGCGGGCTGAACAACATCCCGAAGGAGATCCACGAGGCCGCGGCCCTCGACGGTGCGACGGGCCTGCGCAAGCACCTGACCGTCACGCTGCCCCTGCTCTCCCCGACGCTGCTGGTCGCCTCGGTCGTCGGCATCATCAACGCCCTCCAGGTCTTCGAGCAGCCGTACGTCCTCACCAACGGCGGCCCCGGCGACTCCACCCGCACGGTCGTGATGGTCATCTACGAGACGGCGTTCGAGCAGCTGCGCTTCGGTGAGGCGTCCGCGGTGGGTGTGCTGCTGTTCGTGCTGATCATGGCGGTCACCGCCCTCCAGTTCCGGCTCAGCCGGCGTTTCGTCCACTACCAGTGA
- a CDS encoding carbohydrate ABC transporter permease, with product MSQATLSSSRVRHGLAPWARIAGLTMCALLTLGPVVWTVSTSLRTPAEAFDLPPQLIPSNPSTEAYRGVFDQIDVWLLALNSTLVTALIAVGQMITAGLAGYAFARLEFRFKKPLFGLVLATMMVPLQVTIVPVFLVLKSMSLTDTLLGLIIPAFPTAFGTFLMRQYFLGMPKDLGEAAMLDGAGPWRTFRSVYAPLAAPGLAIVGVLAFNYHWNEFFRPLILETSGQNYTLPLGLVSLQGNLGTGSVSVVLAGVVLSMIPAVAVFVVGQRPLREGITSAGVNR from the coding sequence ATGAGCCAAGCAACCCTGTCCTCCAGCCGTGTGCGGCACGGGCTCGCGCCGTGGGCGCGGATCGCCGGCCTGACCATGTGCGCGCTGCTCACCCTCGGCCCGGTGGTGTGGACGGTGTCCACCTCGCTGCGCACCCCCGCCGAGGCGTTCGACCTCCCGCCGCAGCTCATCCCCTCGAACCCCTCCACCGAGGCGTACCGCGGGGTGTTCGACCAGATCGACGTCTGGCTGCTGGCGTTGAACTCCACTCTGGTCACGGCTCTGATCGCCGTCGGCCAGATGATCACGGCGGGCCTGGCCGGATACGCCTTCGCCCGGCTGGAGTTCCGCTTCAAGAAGCCGCTGTTCGGTCTGGTGCTGGCGACGATGATGGTGCCGTTGCAGGTCACCATCGTGCCGGTGTTCCTGGTACTGAAGTCGATGAGCCTGACCGACACCCTGCTCGGGCTGATCATCCCGGCCTTCCCGACCGCGTTCGGCACGTTCCTGATGCGCCAGTACTTCCTCGGCATGCCCAAGGACCTGGGCGAGGCGGCGATGCTGGACGGGGCCGGACCCTGGCGGACCTTCCGGTCGGTGTACGCCCCGCTGGCCGCGCCCGGCCTCGCGATCGTCGGTGTCCTGGCCTTCAACTACCACTGGAACGAGTTCTTCCGCCCGCTGATCCTCGAGACGTCGGGCCAGAACTACACCCTGCCGCTGGGGCTGGTCTCCCTCCAGGGCAACCTCGGCACCGGTTCCGTCTCCGTGGTGCTCGCCGGTGTCGTCCTCTCCATGATCCCCGCCGTCGCCGTGTTCGTCGTCGGCCAGCGCCCTCTGCGTGAGGGCATCACGTCCGCAGGAGTCAACCGTTGA